In Choloepus didactylus isolate mChoDid1 chromosome 25 unlocalized genomic scaffold, mChoDid1.pri SUPER_25_unloc2, whole genome shotgun sequence, one genomic interval encodes:
- the ADAMTS10 gene encoding A disintegrin and metalloproteinase with thrombospondin motifs 10 isoform X1, producing MAPACQILRWALALGLGLALEVTHAFQSQDEFLSSLESYEITFPTRVDQNGALLAFTPPGPRRQRRGTGAAAEARLFYKVAASSTHFLLNLTRSPRLLAGHVLVEYWTREGLAWQRAARPHCLYSGHLQGQASSSHVAISTCGGLHGLIVADKEEYLIEPLQGGAKVPRGPEESGPHVVYKRSSLRHPHLDTACGVRDEKPWKGRPWWLRTLKPPPARPLGNDTERGQPGLKRSVSRERYVETLVVADKMMVAYHGRRDVEQYVLAIMNIVAKLFQDSSLGNIINILVTRLILLTEDQPTLEITHHAGKSLDSFCKWQKSIVNRNGHGNAIPENGMANHDTAVLITRYDICIYKNKPCGTLGLAPVGGMCERERSCSINEDIGLATAFTIAHEIGHTFGMNHDGVGNSCGARGQDPAKLMAAHITMKTNPFVWSSCSRDYITSFLDLGLGLCLNNRPPRQDFVYPTVAPGQAYDADEQCRFQHGVKSRQCKYGEVCSELWCLSKSNRCITNSIPAAEGTLCQTHTIDKGWCYKRVCVPFGSRPEGVDGAWGPWAPWGDCSRTCGGGVSSSSRHCDSPRPTIGGKYCLGERRRHRSCNTDDCPPGSQDFREMQCSEFDSVPFRGKFYTWKTYRGGGVKACSLTCLAEGFNFYTERAAAVVDGTPCRPDTVDICVSGECKHVGCDRVLGSDLREDKCRVCGGDGSACKTIEGVFSPALPGTGYEEVVWIPKGSVHIFIQDLNLSLSHLALKGDQESLLLEGVPGTPQPHRLPLAGTTFQLRQGPDQAQSLEALGPINTSLIILVLVQTEVPALRYRFNAPIARDVLPPYSWHYVPWTKCSAQCAGGSQVQAVECRNQLDSSAVAPHHCSAHSKLPKRQRACNTEPCPPDWVVGNWSRCSRSCDAGVRSRSVVCQRRVSAAEDKALDDSACPQPRPPVLEACHGPVCPPEWAALDWSECTPSCGPGLRHRVVLCKSADHRATLPPAHCPPAAKPPATMRCNLRRCPPARWVAGEWGECSAECGLGQQQRVVRCTSHTGQTSRECAEALRPPTTQQCEAKCDSAPPGDGPEECKDVNKVAYCPLVLKFQFCSRAYFRQMCCKTCQGR from the exons ATGGCTCCCGCCTGCCAGATCCTCCGCTGGGCCCTCGCCCTGGGGCTGGGCCTCGCATTAGAGGTCACGCACGCCTTCCAGTCTCAAG ATGAGTTCCTGTCCAGTCTGGAGAGCTATGAGATCACCTTCCCCACCCGTGTGGACCAGAACGGGGCACTGCTGGCCTTCACTCCCCCTGGCCCCCGGAGGCAGCGCCGGGGCACAGGGGCTGCAGCTGAAGCCCGTCTCTTCTACAAGGTGGCTGCATCCAGCACCCACTTCCTGCTGAACCTGACCCGCAGCCCCCGCTTATTGGCAGGGCATGTCTTAGTGGAATATTGGACACGAGAGGGTCTGGCCTGGCAGAGGGCTGCCCGGCCGCACTGCCTCTATTCTGGCCACCTACAAGGCCAAGCTAGCAGTTCCCATGTGGCCATCAGCACCTGCGGGGGCCTG CATGGCCTGATTGTGGCAGACAAGGAAGAGTACCTGATCGAGCCCCTGCAAGGTGGAGCCAAAGTTCCCCGGGGCCCAGAGGAAAGTGGTCCCCATGTGGTGTACAAGCGCTCCTCCCTGCGCCACCCCCACCTGGACACAGCCTGTGGAGTGAGAG ATGAGAAGCCATGGAAGGGGCGGCCGTGGTGGCTTCGTACCCTGAAGCCGCCGCCTGCCCGGCCCCTGGGGAATGACACGGAGCGTGGCCAGCCAGGCCTGAAACGCTCTGTCAGCCGGGAGCGCTACGTGGAGACGCTGGTGGTGGCTGACAAGATGATGGTGGCCTACCATGGGCGCCGAGACGTGGAACAGTACGTGCTGGCCATCATGAACATT GTTGCCAAACTTTTCCAGGACTCAAGTCTGGGAAACATCATTAACATCCTTGTAACGCGCCTCATCCTGCTCACAGAAGACCAG CCCACCCTGGAGATCACCCACCATGCCGGGAAGTCCCTGGACAGCTTCTGTAAGTGGCAGAAGTCCATCGTGAACCGCAACGGCCATGGCAATGCCATCCCAGAGAATGGCATGGCCAACCATGACACAGCTGTACTCATCACGCG CTATGACATCTGCATCTACAAGAACAAACCCTGTGGCACATTAG GCCTGGCCCCAGTGGGCGGGATGTGTGAGCGAGAGAGAAGCTGCAGTATCAATGAGGACATCGGCCTAGCCACAGCCTTCACCATCGCCCACGAGATCGGGCACAC GTTCGGCATGAACCACGACGGTGTTGGAAACAGCTGCGGGGCCCGTGGCCAAGACCCAGCAAAGCTCATGGCCGCCCACATCACCATGAAGACCAACCCGTTCGTATGGTCATCCTGCAGCCGTGACTACATCACCAGCTTTCTGGA CTTAGGTCTGGGGCTGTGCCTGAACAACCGGCCCCCCAGACAGGACTTCGTGTACCCAACAGTGGCACCCGGCCAGGCTTATGACGCGGATGAGCAGTGCCGCTTCCAGCACGGAGTCAAATCGCGTCAGTGTAAATACGGG GAGGTCTGCAGCGAGCTGTGGTGTCTGAGCAAGAGCAACCGGTGCATTACCAACAGCATCCCGGCCGCCGAGGGCACGCTGTGCCAGACGCACACCATCGACAAGGGG TGGTGCTACAAGCGGGTGTGCGTCCCATTCGGGTCGCGGCCAGAGGGCGTGGATGGGGCCTGGGGCCCGTGGGCCCCGTGGGGCGACTGCAGCCGGACGTGTGGCGGCGGCGTGTCCTCCTCCAGCCGGCACTGCGACAGCCCCAG GCCAACCATCGGGGGCAAGTACTGCCTGGGCGAGAGACGGCGGCACCGCTCCTGCAACACCGAC GACTGTCCCCCTGGCTCCCAGGACTTCAGGGAGATGCAGTGCTCTGAGTTTGATAGTGTCCCCTTCCGTGGGAAGTTCTACACATGGAAAACATACCGAGGAG gGGGCGTGAAGGCCTGCTCGCTCACCTGCCTAGCGGAAGGCTTCAACTTCTACACCGAGCGGGCGGCGGCCGTGGTGGATGGGACCCCCTGCCGCCCAGACACGGTGGACATCTGTGTCAGCGGCGAGTGCAAG cacGTGGGCTGCGACCGGGTCCTGGGCTCCGACCTGCGGGAGGACAAGTGCCGGGTATGCGGGGGCGACGGGAGTGCCTGCAAAACCATCGAGGGGGTCTTCAGTCCAGCCTTGCCTGGGACTG GGTATGAGGAAGTCGTCTGGATCCCCAAAGGCTCCGTCCACATTTTCATCCAGGACCTGAATCTTTCCCTCAGTCACCTGG CCCTGAAAGGGGACCAGGAGTCCCTGCTGCTGGAGGGGGTGCCTGGGACCCCCCAGCCCCACCGCCTGCCCCTGGCTGGGACCACATTTCAGTTGCGACAAGGGCCAGACCAGGCTCAAAGCCTAGAAGCCCTGGGACCCATCAACACATCTCTCATCATCCTG GTGCTGGTGCAGACAGAGGTGCCAGCCCTCCGCTACCGCTTCAATGCACCCATCGCCCGGGATGTCCTGCCCCCTTACTCCTGGCACTACGTACCCTGGACCAAGTGTTCAGCTCAGTGTGCGGGCG GCAGTCAGGTGCAGGCTGTGGAGTGCCGCAACCAGCTAGACAGCTCAGCCGTGGCCCCGCACCACTGCAGCGCCCACAGCAAGTTGCCCAAGAGGCAACGTGCCTGCAACACAGAGCCCTGCCCACCTGA CTGGGTAGTAGGGAACTGGTCCCGCTGCAGCCGCAGCTGCGATGCAGGCGTGCGCAGCCGCTCCGTGGTGTGCCAGCGCCGCGTGTCGGCCGCCGAGGATAAAGCGCTGGATGACAGCGCGTGCCCGCAGCCGCGCCCGCCGGTGCTCGAGGCCTGCCACGGTCCGGTCTGCCCGCCGGAGTGGGCCGCTCTCGACTGGTCTGAG TGCACCCCGAGTTGCGGACCGGGCCTCCGCCACCGTGTGGTCCTTTGCAAGAGCGCCGACCACCGCGCCACGCTGCCCCCCGCGCACTGCCCGCCCGCAGCCAAGCCGCCGGCCACCATGCGCTGCAATTTGCGCCGTTGTCCCCCAGCCCGCTGGGTGGCTGGGGAGTGGGGCGAG TGCTCCGCGGAGTGCGGCCTTGGGCAGCAGCAGCGCGTCGTGCGCTGCACCAGCCACACCGGCCAGACGTCGCGCGAGTGCGCGGAGGCACTGCGCCCACCCACCACGCAGCAGTGCGAGGCCAAGTGCGACAGCGCGCCACCTGGCGACGGCCCTGAAG AGTGCAAGGATGTGAACAAGGTCGCCTACTGCCCCCTGGTGCTCAAATTCCAGTTCTGCAGCCGAGCCTACTTCCGCCAGATGTGCTGCAAAACCTGCCAGGGCCGCTAG
- the ADAMTS10 gene encoding A disintegrin and metalloproteinase with thrombospondin motifs 10 isoform X2: MAPACQILRWALALGLGLALEVTHAFQSQDEFLSSLESYEITFPTRVDQNGALLAFTPPGPRRQRRGTGAAAEARLFYKHGLIVADKEEYLIEPLQGGAKVPRGPEESGPHVVYKRSSLRHPHLDTACGVRDEKPWKGRPWWLRTLKPPPARPLGNDTERGQPGLKRSVSRERYVETLVVADKMMVAYHGRRDVEQYVLAIMNIVAKLFQDSSLGNIINILVTRLILLTEDQPTLEITHHAGKSLDSFCKWQKSIVNRNGHGNAIPENGMANHDTAVLITRYDICIYKNKPCGTLGLAPVGGMCERERSCSINEDIGLATAFTIAHEIGHTFGMNHDGVGNSCGARGQDPAKLMAAHITMKTNPFVWSSCSRDYITSFLDLGLGLCLNNRPPRQDFVYPTVAPGQAYDADEQCRFQHGVKSRQCKYGEVCSELWCLSKSNRCITNSIPAAEGTLCQTHTIDKGWCYKRVCVPFGSRPEGVDGAWGPWAPWGDCSRTCGGGVSSSSRHCDSPRPTIGGKYCLGERRRHRSCNTDDCPPGSQDFREMQCSEFDSVPFRGKFYTWKTYRGGGVKACSLTCLAEGFNFYTERAAAVVDGTPCRPDTVDICVSGECKHVGCDRVLGSDLREDKCRVCGGDGSACKTIEGVFSPALPGTGYEEVVWIPKGSVHIFIQDLNLSLSHLALKGDQESLLLEGVPGTPQPHRLPLAGTTFQLRQGPDQAQSLEALGPINTSLIILVLVQTEVPALRYRFNAPIARDVLPPYSWHYVPWTKCSAQCAGGSQVQAVECRNQLDSSAVAPHHCSAHSKLPKRQRACNTEPCPPDWVVGNWSRCSRSCDAGVRSRSVVCQRRVSAAEDKALDDSACPQPRPPVLEACHGPVCPPEWAALDWSECTPSCGPGLRHRVVLCKSADHRATLPPAHCPPAAKPPATMRCNLRRCPPARWVAGEWGECSAECGLGQQQRVVRCTSHTGQTSRECAEALRPPTTQQCEAKCDSAPPGDGPEECKDVNKVAYCPLVLKFQFCSRAYFRQMCCKTCQGR, encoded by the exons ATGGCTCCCGCCTGCCAGATCCTCCGCTGGGCCCTCGCCCTGGGGCTGGGCCTCGCATTAGAGGTCACGCACGCCTTCCAGTCTCAAG ATGAGTTCCTGTCCAGTCTGGAGAGCTATGAGATCACCTTCCCCACCCGTGTGGACCAGAACGGGGCACTGCTGGCCTTCACTCCCCCTGGCCCCCGGAGGCAGCGCCGGGGCACAGGGGCTGCAGCTGAAGCCCGTCTCTTCTACAAG CATGGCCTGATTGTGGCAGACAAGGAAGAGTACCTGATCGAGCCCCTGCAAGGTGGAGCCAAAGTTCCCCGGGGCCCAGAGGAAAGTGGTCCCCATGTGGTGTACAAGCGCTCCTCCCTGCGCCACCCCCACCTGGACACAGCCTGTGGAGTGAGAG ATGAGAAGCCATGGAAGGGGCGGCCGTGGTGGCTTCGTACCCTGAAGCCGCCGCCTGCCCGGCCCCTGGGGAATGACACGGAGCGTGGCCAGCCAGGCCTGAAACGCTCTGTCAGCCGGGAGCGCTACGTGGAGACGCTGGTGGTGGCTGACAAGATGATGGTGGCCTACCATGGGCGCCGAGACGTGGAACAGTACGTGCTGGCCATCATGAACATT GTTGCCAAACTTTTCCAGGACTCAAGTCTGGGAAACATCATTAACATCCTTGTAACGCGCCTCATCCTGCTCACAGAAGACCAG CCCACCCTGGAGATCACCCACCATGCCGGGAAGTCCCTGGACAGCTTCTGTAAGTGGCAGAAGTCCATCGTGAACCGCAACGGCCATGGCAATGCCATCCCAGAGAATGGCATGGCCAACCATGACACAGCTGTACTCATCACGCG CTATGACATCTGCATCTACAAGAACAAACCCTGTGGCACATTAG GCCTGGCCCCAGTGGGCGGGATGTGTGAGCGAGAGAGAAGCTGCAGTATCAATGAGGACATCGGCCTAGCCACAGCCTTCACCATCGCCCACGAGATCGGGCACAC GTTCGGCATGAACCACGACGGTGTTGGAAACAGCTGCGGGGCCCGTGGCCAAGACCCAGCAAAGCTCATGGCCGCCCACATCACCATGAAGACCAACCCGTTCGTATGGTCATCCTGCAGCCGTGACTACATCACCAGCTTTCTGGA CTTAGGTCTGGGGCTGTGCCTGAACAACCGGCCCCCCAGACAGGACTTCGTGTACCCAACAGTGGCACCCGGCCAGGCTTATGACGCGGATGAGCAGTGCCGCTTCCAGCACGGAGTCAAATCGCGTCAGTGTAAATACGGG GAGGTCTGCAGCGAGCTGTGGTGTCTGAGCAAGAGCAACCGGTGCATTACCAACAGCATCCCGGCCGCCGAGGGCACGCTGTGCCAGACGCACACCATCGACAAGGGG TGGTGCTACAAGCGGGTGTGCGTCCCATTCGGGTCGCGGCCAGAGGGCGTGGATGGGGCCTGGGGCCCGTGGGCCCCGTGGGGCGACTGCAGCCGGACGTGTGGCGGCGGCGTGTCCTCCTCCAGCCGGCACTGCGACAGCCCCAG GCCAACCATCGGGGGCAAGTACTGCCTGGGCGAGAGACGGCGGCACCGCTCCTGCAACACCGAC GACTGTCCCCCTGGCTCCCAGGACTTCAGGGAGATGCAGTGCTCTGAGTTTGATAGTGTCCCCTTCCGTGGGAAGTTCTACACATGGAAAACATACCGAGGAG gGGGCGTGAAGGCCTGCTCGCTCACCTGCCTAGCGGAAGGCTTCAACTTCTACACCGAGCGGGCGGCGGCCGTGGTGGATGGGACCCCCTGCCGCCCAGACACGGTGGACATCTGTGTCAGCGGCGAGTGCAAG cacGTGGGCTGCGACCGGGTCCTGGGCTCCGACCTGCGGGAGGACAAGTGCCGGGTATGCGGGGGCGACGGGAGTGCCTGCAAAACCATCGAGGGGGTCTTCAGTCCAGCCTTGCCTGGGACTG GGTATGAGGAAGTCGTCTGGATCCCCAAAGGCTCCGTCCACATTTTCATCCAGGACCTGAATCTTTCCCTCAGTCACCTGG CCCTGAAAGGGGACCAGGAGTCCCTGCTGCTGGAGGGGGTGCCTGGGACCCCCCAGCCCCACCGCCTGCCCCTGGCTGGGACCACATTTCAGTTGCGACAAGGGCCAGACCAGGCTCAAAGCCTAGAAGCCCTGGGACCCATCAACACATCTCTCATCATCCTG GTGCTGGTGCAGACAGAGGTGCCAGCCCTCCGCTACCGCTTCAATGCACCCATCGCCCGGGATGTCCTGCCCCCTTACTCCTGGCACTACGTACCCTGGACCAAGTGTTCAGCTCAGTGTGCGGGCG GCAGTCAGGTGCAGGCTGTGGAGTGCCGCAACCAGCTAGACAGCTCAGCCGTGGCCCCGCACCACTGCAGCGCCCACAGCAAGTTGCCCAAGAGGCAACGTGCCTGCAACACAGAGCCCTGCCCACCTGA CTGGGTAGTAGGGAACTGGTCCCGCTGCAGCCGCAGCTGCGATGCAGGCGTGCGCAGCCGCTCCGTGGTGTGCCAGCGCCGCGTGTCGGCCGCCGAGGATAAAGCGCTGGATGACAGCGCGTGCCCGCAGCCGCGCCCGCCGGTGCTCGAGGCCTGCCACGGTCCGGTCTGCCCGCCGGAGTGGGCCGCTCTCGACTGGTCTGAG TGCACCCCGAGTTGCGGACCGGGCCTCCGCCACCGTGTGGTCCTTTGCAAGAGCGCCGACCACCGCGCCACGCTGCCCCCCGCGCACTGCCCGCCCGCAGCCAAGCCGCCGGCCACCATGCGCTGCAATTTGCGCCGTTGTCCCCCAGCCCGCTGGGTGGCTGGGGAGTGGGGCGAG TGCTCCGCGGAGTGCGGCCTTGGGCAGCAGCAGCGCGTCGTGCGCTGCACCAGCCACACCGGCCAGACGTCGCGCGAGTGCGCGGAGGCACTGCGCCCACCCACCACGCAGCAGTGCGAGGCCAAGTGCGACAGCGCGCCACCTGGCGACGGCCCTGAAG AGTGCAAGGATGTGAACAAGGTCGCCTACTGCCCCCTGGTGCTCAAATTCCAGTTCTGCAGCCGAGCCTACTTCCGCCAGATGTGCTGCAAAACCTGCCAGGGCCGCTAG
- the ADAMTS10 gene encoding A disintegrin and metalloproteinase with thrombospondin motifs 10 isoform X3 — MANHDTAVLITRYDICIYKNKPCGTLGLAPVGGMCERERSCSINEDIGLATAFTIAHEIGHTFGMNHDGVGNSCGARGQDPAKLMAAHITMKTNPFVWSSCSRDYITSFLDLGLGLCLNNRPPRQDFVYPTVAPGQAYDADEQCRFQHGVKSRQCKYGEVCSELWCLSKSNRCITNSIPAAEGTLCQTHTIDKGWCYKRVCVPFGSRPEGVDGAWGPWAPWGDCSRTCGGGVSSSSRHCDSPRPTIGGKYCLGERRRHRSCNTDDCPPGSQDFREMQCSEFDSVPFRGKFYTWKTYRGGGVKACSLTCLAEGFNFYTERAAAVVDGTPCRPDTVDICVSGECKHVGCDRVLGSDLREDKCRVCGGDGSACKTIEGVFSPALPGTGYEEVVWIPKGSVHIFIQDLNLSLSHLALKGDQESLLLEGVPGTPQPHRLPLAGTTFQLRQGPDQAQSLEALGPINTSLIILVLVQTEVPALRYRFNAPIARDVLPPYSWHYVPWTKCSAQCAGGSQVQAVECRNQLDSSAVAPHHCSAHSKLPKRQRACNTEPCPPDWVVGNWSRCSRSCDAGVRSRSVVCQRRVSAAEDKALDDSACPQPRPPVLEACHGPVCPPEWAALDWSECTPSCGPGLRHRVVLCKSADHRATLPPAHCPPAAKPPATMRCNLRRCPPARWVAGEWGECSAECGLGQQQRVVRCTSHTGQTSRECAEALRPPTTQQCEAKCDSAPPGDGPEECKDVNKVAYCPLVLKFQFCSRAYFRQMCCKTCQGR, encoded by the exons ATGGCCAACCATGACACAGCTGTACTCATCACGCG CTATGACATCTGCATCTACAAGAACAAACCCTGTGGCACATTAG GCCTGGCCCCAGTGGGCGGGATGTGTGAGCGAGAGAGAAGCTGCAGTATCAATGAGGACATCGGCCTAGCCACAGCCTTCACCATCGCCCACGAGATCGGGCACAC GTTCGGCATGAACCACGACGGTGTTGGAAACAGCTGCGGGGCCCGTGGCCAAGACCCAGCAAAGCTCATGGCCGCCCACATCACCATGAAGACCAACCCGTTCGTATGGTCATCCTGCAGCCGTGACTACATCACCAGCTTTCTGGA CTTAGGTCTGGGGCTGTGCCTGAACAACCGGCCCCCCAGACAGGACTTCGTGTACCCAACAGTGGCACCCGGCCAGGCTTATGACGCGGATGAGCAGTGCCGCTTCCAGCACGGAGTCAAATCGCGTCAGTGTAAATACGGG GAGGTCTGCAGCGAGCTGTGGTGTCTGAGCAAGAGCAACCGGTGCATTACCAACAGCATCCCGGCCGCCGAGGGCACGCTGTGCCAGACGCACACCATCGACAAGGGG TGGTGCTACAAGCGGGTGTGCGTCCCATTCGGGTCGCGGCCAGAGGGCGTGGATGGGGCCTGGGGCCCGTGGGCCCCGTGGGGCGACTGCAGCCGGACGTGTGGCGGCGGCGTGTCCTCCTCCAGCCGGCACTGCGACAGCCCCAG GCCAACCATCGGGGGCAAGTACTGCCTGGGCGAGAGACGGCGGCACCGCTCCTGCAACACCGAC GACTGTCCCCCTGGCTCCCAGGACTTCAGGGAGATGCAGTGCTCTGAGTTTGATAGTGTCCCCTTCCGTGGGAAGTTCTACACATGGAAAACATACCGAGGAG gGGGCGTGAAGGCCTGCTCGCTCACCTGCCTAGCGGAAGGCTTCAACTTCTACACCGAGCGGGCGGCGGCCGTGGTGGATGGGACCCCCTGCCGCCCAGACACGGTGGACATCTGTGTCAGCGGCGAGTGCAAG cacGTGGGCTGCGACCGGGTCCTGGGCTCCGACCTGCGGGAGGACAAGTGCCGGGTATGCGGGGGCGACGGGAGTGCCTGCAAAACCATCGAGGGGGTCTTCAGTCCAGCCTTGCCTGGGACTG GGTATGAGGAAGTCGTCTGGATCCCCAAAGGCTCCGTCCACATTTTCATCCAGGACCTGAATCTTTCCCTCAGTCACCTGG CCCTGAAAGGGGACCAGGAGTCCCTGCTGCTGGAGGGGGTGCCTGGGACCCCCCAGCCCCACCGCCTGCCCCTGGCTGGGACCACATTTCAGTTGCGACAAGGGCCAGACCAGGCTCAAAGCCTAGAAGCCCTGGGACCCATCAACACATCTCTCATCATCCTG GTGCTGGTGCAGACAGAGGTGCCAGCCCTCCGCTACCGCTTCAATGCACCCATCGCCCGGGATGTCCTGCCCCCTTACTCCTGGCACTACGTACCCTGGACCAAGTGTTCAGCTCAGTGTGCGGGCG GCAGTCAGGTGCAGGCTGTGGAGTGCCGCAACCAGCTAGACAGCTCAGCCGTGGCCCCGCACCACTGCAGCGCCCACAGCAAGTTGCCCAAGAGGCAACGTGCCTGCAACACAGAGCCCTGCCCACCTGA CTGGGTAGTAGGGAACTGGTCCCGCTGCAGCCGCAGCTGCGATGCAGGCGTGCGCAGCCGCTCCGTGGTGTGCCAGCGCCGCGTGTCGGCCGCCGAGGATAAAGCGCTGGATGACAGCGCGTGCCCGCAGCCGCGCCCGCCGGTGCTCGAGGCCTGCCACGGTCCGGTCTGCCCGCCGGAGTGGGCCGCTCTCGACTGGTCTGAG TGCACCCCGAGTTGCGGACCGGGCCTCCGCCACCGTGTGGTCCTTTGCAAGAGCGCCGACCACCGCGCCACGCTGCCCCCCGCGCACTGCCCGCCCGCAGCCAAGCCGCCGGCCACCATGCGCTGCAATTTGCGCCGTTGTCCCCCAGCCCGCTGGGTGGCTGGGGAGTGGGGCGAG TGCTCCGCGGAGTGCGGCCTTGGGCAGCAGCAGCGCGTCGTGCGCTGCACCAGCCACACCGGCCAGACGTCGCGCGAGTGCGCGGAGGCACTGCGCCCACCCACCACGCAGCAGTGCGAGGCCAAGTGCGACAGCGCGCCACCTGGCGACGGCCCTGAAG AGTGCAAGGATGTGAACAAGGTCGCCTACTGCCCCCTGGTGCTCAAATTCCAGTTCTGCAGCCGAGCCTACTTCCGCCAGATGTGCTGCAAAACCTGCCAGGGCCGCTAG